From the genome of Triticum aestivum cultivar Chinese Spring chromosome 3B, IWGSC CS RefSeq v2.1, whole genome shotgun sequence, one region includes:
- the LOC123070205 gene encoding dual-specificity RNA methyltransferase RlmN — protein MCPASDKRVQRKIPPRNHTKPTIPMAALPLLRWGASSLHAHFSPTPPRRLFSALRQPPAAGRYEPGSRVMLKGMDYPELEKWVQSQGFRPGQAMMLWKCLYGNNVWAHCHDELAGLNKDLRKMISDHADLKALTVKDIITASDGTRKILFSLEDASVIETVVIPSARGRTTVCVSSQVGCAMNCQFCFTGRMGLRKHLSTAEIVEQAVFARKLFSDEFGSITNVVFMGMGEPLHNVDNVIKASSIMVDEQGLQFSPRKVTVSTSGLVPEIKRFLNESNCDLAVSLNATTDEVRNWIMPINRRYNLSTLLGTLREELRLRPKSIVLFEYVMLAGVNDSTDDAKRLMELVHGIPCKINLISFNPHSGSQFKPTPDESIIEFRNMLIQSGLTVMVRLSRGDDQMAACGQLGAPGDYQLPLLRVPEKFQVAL, from the exons ATGTGTCCAGCGTCAGATAAGAGGGTCCAAAGGAAAATCCCTCCGCGGAACCATACCAAACCAACAATTCCTATGGCGGCGCTGCCTCTTCTCCGGTGGGGCGCCTCCTCCCTCCACGCCCACTTCTCCCCTACCCCGCCGCGACGCCTCTTCTCCGCTCTCCGACAGCCCCCTGCCGCCGGCCGCTACGAGCCAGGCTCCAGGGTCATGCTTAAGGGGATGGACTACCCAGAGCTCGAG AAATGGGTGCAGTCGCAAGGATTCCGACCGGGACAGGCCATGATGCTGTGGAAATGCCTCTACGGGAACAACGTCTGGGCGCATTGCCACGACGAGCTGGCTG GCTTGAACAAGGACTTGAGGAAAATGATAAGTGATCATGCTGATCTCAAGGCATTAACTGTTAAAGACATTATTACTGCATCGGATGGAACCCGAAAG ATACTGTTCTCTCTTGAAGATGCCTCTGTGATTGAAACAGTTGTCATTCCTAGCGCCAGGGGCCGGACAACGGTCTGTGTTTCAAGTCAAGTGGGCTGTGCCATGAATTGTCAGTTTTGCTTCACTGGGAG GATGGGTTTGAGAAAGCATTTGTCTACAGCTGAGATAGTTGAGCAGGCTGTGTTTGCTCGTAAGCTATTTTCAGATGAATTTGGTTCTATTACAAATGTTGTATTTATG GGCATGGGCGAGCCGTTGCACAACGTAGATAACGTAATAAAAGCATCATCTATAATGGTTGATGAGCAGGGCCTTCAGTTTAGTCCTCGCAAGGTTACTGTATCCACAAGTGGTCTCGTTCCAGAGATAAAACGCTTTCTCAATGAATCCAATTGTGATCTGGCCGTGAGTCTTAATGCAACAACTGATGAG GTTAGGAATTGGATAATGCCCATTAACAGAAGGTACAATCTTAGCACGCTTCTTGGCACTTTAAGGGAGGAACTTCGTTTGAGACCTAAGTCCATAGTGCTATTTGAATACGTCATGCTTGCTGGAGTGAATGACAG CACGGATGATGCGAAGAGGCTTATGGAGCTGGTTCACGGTATTCCCTGCAAGATCAACCTAATCTCTTTCAATCCCCATAGTGGGTCACAATTCAAGCCGACGCCCGATGAGAGCATTATCGAGTTCCGCAACATGTTAATCCAATCCGGCCTTACCGTTATGGTTCGGCTAAGCAGAGGCGATGACCAGATGGCTGCCTGCGGGCAGCTAGGAGCGCCTGGTGACTATCAGCTACCGCTGCTCCGTGTTCCTGAGAAATTTCAGGTCGCCTTATGA